In Hydractinia symbiolongicarpus strain clone_291-10 chromosome 13, HSymV2.1, whole genome shotgun sequence, a single genomic region encodes these proteins:
- the LOC130624209 gene encoding trichoplein keratin filament-binding protein-like isoform X2 — translation MNAVDKLFSKEIRNEKYEQLFQRREKLRELLSKENKAYEIELRERRKYHGKDFKAMQQRVDDLQAEKEAHRKQLAQEKLHDHWRKNEPRLREIEYERNKKYVTSRWKDQVAEKEQVVELAKEQDRKLDKILKLQNEAALEEEKRKVEETALKNKILADELKQQMALLHRKEEESKMLKAEEEKLRHHNEALLESEKIRKDFENQRKKREFGRILIRQYKQQLKQRSKEVQEALKFDLKILAEIAEKEKKEELIKSARREKIKADAEYMHQVVADQLRLEKTREAELDMLFQEEASRQWRKRESEWERERLAREKLMKSVFEERQQQIEAKMEHIRAKQQETIEERELLLQQMEEHQLLTHRKENEKLTKRRQREEEIQEQITARETERERQKRKEKEESERARFEEEQYEDMLAQEATRLNVDTYSPPVSFRRKKVAFL, via the exons ATGAATGCAGTAGACAAGTTGTTCAGCAAAGAGATTCGCAATGAAAAATATGAGCAACTTTTTCAACGAAGAGAAAAATTAAGAGAATTGCTGTCGAAAGAAAATAAAGCTTATGAG ATTGAATTGAGAGAGAGGAGAAAGTACCATGGAAAGGATTTTAAAGCCATGCAACAAAG AGTGGATGATCTTCAAGCTGAAAAAGAAGCACACAGGAAACAA TTGGCCCAAGAAAAGTTGCATGATCATTGGAGAAAAAATGAGCCAAGGTTAAGAGAG ATTGAGTATGagcgaaataaaaaatatgtgacaTCTCGATGGAAAGATCAAGTGGCTGAAAAAGAGCAA GTTGTAGAATTAGCCAAGGAACAAGACAGAAA ACTTGACAAAATACTAAAATTACAAAACGAAGCCGccttagaagaagaaaaaaggaaaGTGGAGGAAActgcattaaaaaataaaattctggcTGATGAGTTGAAACAACAGATGGCATTATTACacagaaaagaagaagaaagtaaAATGCTTAAAGCTGAAGAAGAAAAGCTACGCCATCACAATGAAGCTTTGTTGGAATCa gaaaaaataagaaaagattttgaaaatcaaagaaagaaaagagaATTTGG acgcATACTTATTCGACAATACAAACAACAACTTAAACAACGTAGCAAAGAAGTCCAGGAGGCTCTC AAATTTGATTTGAAGATACTCGCTGAAATTGCTGAAAAA GAAAAAAAAGAGGAGCTCATTAAATCAGcaagaagagaaaaaataaaagcagaTGCTGAATACATGCATCAG GTTGTTGCTGATCAACTTCGTTTAGAGAAGACAAGAGAAGCAGAGCTTGACATGTTGTTTCA GGAGGAGGCAAGTAGGCAGTGGCGAAAAAGAGAAAGTGAATGGGAAAGAGAACGTTTAGCAAGAGAGAAATTAATGAAATCA GTTTTTGAGGAACGTCAACAGCAAATTGAAGCAAAGATGGAACACATTCGAGCAAAGCAGCAGGAGACTATCGAAGAGAGAGAATTACTGCTACAGCAAATGGAAGAGCATCAACTTCTCACGCACAggaaagaaaatgaaaagttAACTAAAAGAAGGCAACGGGAAGAAGAAATACAAGAGCAG ATAACAGCACGTGAGACTGAACGAGAACGACAAAAGCGGAAAGAAAAGGAAGAAAGTGAACGTGCTAG GTTTGAAGAGGAACAATATGAAGACATGTTAGCCCAAGAAGCTACTCGACTCAATGTAGACACTTACTCCCCACCTGTG tcatTTCGAAGGAAAAAAGTTGCATTCCTTTAG
- the LOC130624209 gene encoding trichoplein keratin filament-binding protein-like isoform X1: protein MALPTLRPQWVKSFKNPTEISSRHTQRNEDLRAEWNQNYSYFKSAELNASKNQAWTSDRSFKRSMNAVDKLFSKEIRNEKYEQLFQRREKLRELLSKENKAYEIELRERRKYHGKDFKAMQQRVDDLQAEKEAHRKQLAQEKLHDHWRKNEPRLREIEYERNKKYVTSRWKDQVAEKEQVVELAKEQDRKLDKILKLQNEAALEEEKRKVEETALKNKILADELKQQMALLHRKEEESKMLKAEEEKLRHHNEALLESEKIRKDFENQRKKREFGRILIRQYKQQLKQRSKEVQEALKFDLKILAEIAEKEKKEELIKSARREKIKADAEYMHQVVADQLRLEKTREAELDMLFQEEASRQWRKRESEWERERLAREKLMKSVFEERQQQIEAKMEHIRAKQQETIEERELLLQQMEEHQLLTHRKENEKLTKRRQREEEIQEQITARETERERQKRKEKEESERARFEEEQYEDMLAQEATRLNVDTYSPPVSFRRKKVAFL, encoded by the exons atggcGCTACCGACTTTGCGACCGCAGTgggttaaaagttttaaaaacccTACAGAGATTTCATCAAGACACACTCAAAGAAATGAAGATTTGCGTGCCGAATGGAATCAAAATTATTCGTACTTTAAATCTGCAGAACTAAATGCCAGTAAAAACCAGGCATGGACGTCCGACAGATCTTTTAAAAGGAG TATGAATGCAGTAGACAAGTTGTTCAGCAAAGAGATTCGCAATGAAAAATATGAGCAACTTTTTCAACGAAGAGAAAAATTAAGAGAATTGCTGTCGAAAGAAAATAAAGCTTATGAG ATTGAATTGAGAGAGAGGAGAAAGTACCATGGAAAGGATTTTAAAGCCATGCAACAAAG AGTGGATGATCTTCAAGCTGAAAAAGAAGCACACAGGAAACAA TTGGCCCAAGAAAAGTTGCATGATCATTGGAGAAAAAATGAGCCAAGGTTAAGAGAG ATTGAGTATGagcgaaataaaaaatatgtgacaTCTCGATGGAAAGATCAAGTGGCTGAAAAAGAGCAA GTTGTAGAATTAGCCAAGGAACAAGACAGAAA ACTTGACAAAATACTAAAATTACAAAACGAAGCCGccttagaagaagaaaaaaggaaaGTGGAGGAAActgcattaaaaaataaaattctggcTGATGAGTTGAAACAACAGATGGCATTATTACacagaaaagaagaagaaagtaaAATGCTTAAAGCTGAAGAAGAAAAGCTACGCCATCACAATGAAGCTTTGTTGGAATCa gaaaaaataagaaaagattttgaaaatcaaagaaagaaaagagaATTTGG acgcATACTTATTCGACAATACAAACAACAACTTAAACAACGTAGCAAAGAAGTCCAGGAGGCTCTC AAATTTGATTTGAAGATACTCGCTGAAATTGCTGAAAAA GAAAAAAAAGAGGAGCTCATTAAATCAGcaagaagagaaaaaataaaagcagaTGCTGAATACATGCATCAG GTTGTTGCTGATCAACTTCGTTTAGAGAAGACAAGAGAAGCAGAGCTTGACATGTTGTTTCA GGAGGAGGCAAGTAGGCAGTGGCGAAAAAGAGAAAGTGAATGGGAAAGAGAACGTTTAGCAAGAGAGAAATTAATGAAATCA GTTTTTGAGGAACGTCAACAGCAAATTGAAGCAAAGATGGAACACATTCGAGCAAAGCAGCAGGAGACTATCGAAGAGAGAGAATTACTGCTACAGCAAATGGAAGAGCATCAACTTCTCACGCACAggaaagaaaatgaaaagttAACTAAAAGAAGGCAACGGGAAGAAGAAATACAAGAGCAG ATAACAGCACGTGAGACTGAACGAGAACGACAAAAGCGGAAAGAAAAGGAAGAAAGTGAACGTGCTAG GTTTGAAGAGGAACAATATGAAGACATGTTAGCCCAAGAAGCTACTCGACTCAATGTAGACACTTACTCCCCACCTGTG tcatTTCGAAGGAAAAAAGTTGCATTCCTTTAG
- the LOC130622969 gene encoding uncharacterized protein LOC130622969, whose translation MVEVGAVSQENADNFNREENEVKVEQMVISKEDVNDDNDDDDENNGNNDDDDANGDDGLTNYKNKYKDLKRKMKCLLYEQECFYEELRKVQRKCLRVNKDKSFLLDRLLQYEEPEDSSTDEEMTSSSEEEDLSEKQVEAPSNSSKKSASKILKKSSPKTAGTKSKSGTSGADKVRCRKMDNGKQCSKLVSTKVKSGICYAHRQQLNTEKQDASSKVTPSSNTSPKKAPHVKRNPPSKQPGGKDIGQIREAMEAGSHLSSSPSPGIGGEDEDGDLIIDVPQ comes from the exons ATGGTAGAAGTGGGTGCTGTTTCACAAGAAAACGCAGATAATTTTAACAGAGAAGAAAACGAAGTTAAGGTTGAGCAAATGGTAATAAGTAAAGAGGATGtgaatgatgataatgatgatgatgatgaaaacaATGGTAATAACGATGATGACGATGCTAATGGTGATGATGGACTAACAAATTATAAGAACAAGTATAAAGATTTAAAACGCAAAATGAAATGCTTGTTATAT GAACAAGAATGTTTCTATGAAGAACTGAGAAAAGTACAAAGGAAATGTTTGCGAGTGAACAAAGACAAAAG CTTTTTGCTTGATCGCCTGCTGCAATATGAAGAACCAGAAGACTCTTCAACAG ATGAAGAAATGACTTCGTCATCTGAGGAAGAAGATCTCTCCGAG AAACAAGTTGAAGCACCCAGCAACAGTAGTAAAAAAAG cgcatctaaaattttaaaaaagtcgtCACCAAAAACTGCTGGAACCAAGTCAAAAAGT GGTACTTCCGGAGCAGATAAAGTGCGATGCCGAAAGATGGacaat GGCAAACAATGTTCCAAGTTGGTTAGCACCAAGGTGAAGTCAGGAATATGTTATGCACACAGACAACAGTTGAATACAGAAAAGCAAG ATGCTTCCTCAAAGGTGACACCGTCTTCAAATACTTCACCGAAAAAGGCTCCTCAC GTTAAAAGGAATCCTCCGTCTAAACAACCTGGAGGAAAAGATATTGGTCAAATAAGGGAAGCAATGGAAGCGGG cTCTCATCTGTCTTCATCACCCAGTCCTGGCATAGGAGGCGAAGACGAAGACGGCGACCTAATTATTGACGTTCCTCAGTAA
- the LOC130622967 gene encoding uncharacterized protein LOC130622967 isoform X2, which produces MQETKQVLIQNNEDDYFSSLRRREMRNSATSYNRYPEDTANKNRSCKSDGESNGFIEDGFYSSLQSKEKHKQQKMEEKNSVFKYSDPGSSSWVANGIRTEKQEVRNLYQNDEINELLTQLFSPVLSIQSEPLGATLSKNYSYLIGDTMGEKNVKNDPVLSIQREPLCAAKSRDYFYMNGDTMGIKNGKNYSVISSNNGAFRVAASKNNLYLNHDTMEDENVKNDRVLSTQNEYLGAAMSKNNRYINGALMEDKNTKHDPVLSKQKEPSGAAMSKNNRYPNDDTMEDKILKNDPVLSTHNKPGVATEKSNRYMNDNVMGDKNVKSETYTLFAVIRKPSKITVPEKKKNTEDPLISVNCGVTGHSYRNCKSMSKYANSIKVKAMTPSNLRPIDAPLNEVSVNHLQPVREVTSFDVTSGRRTFKFIMHDFQSIFCGMRVISDVNMDVNQKFKKSEMISPSHRMSPLLLAGNRKRGDYKIGTKSDGRTGFKKGVGNMDGKQEPQNDDMTSFPVEKVRKNNDPMYVALQTSHARKTYRKASVQKYSLNINTPGFGAISAKKTNLNAPCFKTFCYYSSSLLLHKTSHNGVYTSKIQIQKERKMGILFQKRRNTSNDKKNSSLSVRYFF; this is translated from the coding sequence ATGCAAGAAACAAAGCAGGTTCTTATTCAGAATAATGAAGACGACTACTTTTCCTCTCTGCGTAGGAGAGAAATGAGAAATTCGGCGACTTCGTACAACCGTTATCCGGAGGATACGGCGAATAAAAACAGATCTTGCAAAAGCGATGGAGAATCAAATGGATTTATCGAGGATGGTTTTTATTCTTCTTTGCaatcaaaagaaaaacacaagCAACAAAAGATGGAAGAAAAAAACTCTGTTTTTAAGTACTCCGATCCCGGCTCTTCCTCGTGGGTAGCAAATGGGATAAGAACTGAGAAGCAGGAAGTACGCAATCTTTACCAAAATGATGAAATAAACGAATTACTTACGCAATTGTTTTCTCCGGTGCTATCGATACAGAGCGAACCTTTAGGTGCGACATTAAGTAAGAACTATAGTTACTTAATTGGCGATACGATGGGAGAAAAAAACGTGAAAAATGATCCGGTGCTATCGATACAGAGAGAACCTTTATGCGCGGCAAAGAGTAGGGACTATTTTTATATGAATGGCGATACAATGGGAATTAAAAACGGAAAAAATTATTCAGTGATATCAAGTAATAACGGAGCTTTCCGTGTAGCGGCGAGTAAAAACAATCTTTATTTGAATCACGATACAATGGAAGATGAAAACGTGAAAAATGATCGGGTGCTATCGACACAGAACGAATATTTAGGCGCGGCAATGAGTAAGAACAATCGTTACATAAATGGCGCTCTGATGGAAGATAAAAACACGAAACATGATCCGGTGCTATCGAAACAGAAGGAACCTTCAGGGGCGGCAATGAGTAAGAACAATCGTTACCCAAACGATGATACGATGGAagataaaatcttaaaaaatgatcCGGTGTTATCGACACACAACAAACCCGGTGTGGCAACAGAAAAGAGCAACCGTTACATGAATGACAACGTAATGGGAGATAAAAACGTAAAAAGTGAAACATATACACTTTTCGCCGTCATCAGAAAACCTTCCAAAATAACAGttcctgaaaaaaagaaaaatacagaAGATCCACTCATATCTGTTAATTGTGGCGTTACTGGTCACTCATACAGGAATTGCAAATCTATGTCAAAATACGCAAATAGTATCAAGGTAAAAGCAATGACGCCCTCTAACTTACGCCCTATTGACGCCCCTTTAAATGAAGTATCTGTTAATCATTTACAACCCGTGCGAGAAGTAACATCGTTTGACGTAACTTCAGGACGAAGAACTTTTAAATTCATTATGCACGACTTCCAAAGTATATTTTGCGGAATGAGAGTCATTTCTGATGTTAATATGGATGTAAACCAGAAATTCAAAAAGTCAGAAATGATTTCCCCTTCACACCGTATGTCTCCTTTGCTTTTAGCCGGCAACAGAAAGCGTGGTGATTACAAAATAGGAACAAAGAGCGATGGAAGAACAGGCTTCAAAAAAGGCGTCGGTAATATGGACGGAAAACAAGAGCCTCAAAATGACGACATGACGTCATTTCCTGTTGAAAAGGTTCGGAAAAATAACGATCCCATGTACGTCGCTCTCCAAACAAGCCACGCTAGGAAGACATATAGGAAAGCTTCAGTTCAGAAATATTCTTTGAATATAAACACACCAGGCTTTGGTGCTATATCAGCCAAAAAAACAAACCTAAATGCGCCATGTTTTAAGACTTTTTGCTACTACAGCTCGTCATTACTTTTACACAAAACATCGCATAATGGTGTATATACTtcaaaaattcaaattcaaaaagaaagaaaaatgggTATATTATTCCAGAAAAGAAGAAATACATCCAACGACAAGAAAAACTCAAGTTTAAGCGTTagatactttttttga
- the LOC130622967 gene encoding uncharacterized protein LOC130622967 isoform X1, producing the protein MLKLSVCKMVKCFPISRKQLLPWKQRKNKLQSKTDRNSNYRVNVYVDHSTELFRVNSTGRNTKYLQLTAMQETKQVLIQNNEDDYFSSLRRREMRNSATSYNRYPEDTANKNRSCKSDGESNGFIEDGFYSSLQSKEKHKQQKMEEKNSVFKYSDPGSSSWVANGIRTEKQEVRNLYQNDEINELLTQLFSPVLSIQSEPLGATLSKNYSYLIGDTMGEKNVKNDPVLSIQREPLCAAKSRDYFYMNGDTMGIKNGKNYSVISSNNGAFRVAASKNNLYLNHDTMEDENVKNDRVLSTQNEYLGAAMSKNNRYINGALMEDKNTKHDPVLSKQKEPSGAAMSKNNRYPNDDTMEDKILKNDPVLSTHNKPGVATEKSNRYMNDNVMGDKNVKSETYTLFAVIRKPSKITVPEKKKNTEDPLISVNCGVTGHSYRNCKSMSKYANSIKVKAMTPSNLRPIDAPLNEVSVNHLQPVREVTSFDVTSGRRTFKFIMHDFQSIFCGMRVISDVNMDVNQKFKKSEMISPSHRMSPLLLAGNRKRGDYKIGTKSDGRTGFKKGVGNMDGKQEPQNDDMTSFPVEKVRKNNDPMYVALQTSHARKTYRKASVQKYSLNINTPGFGAISAKKTNLNAPCFKTFCYYSSSLLLHKTSHNGVYTSKIQIQKERKMGILFQKRRNTSNDKKNSSLSVRYFF; encoded by the exons ATGTTGAAGTTAAGCGTCTGCAAAATGGTGAAG tgtttCCCTATATCGCGAAAGCAGTTGTTGCCATGGAAACAAAGAAAGAACAAGTTGCAATCAAAAACAGACAGAAATAGTAATTATCGAGTTAACGTGTACGTTGATCACTCGACCGAATTATTTCGAGTTAACTCGACAGGGCGTAACACAAAGTATCTCCAGCTTACAGCAATGCAAGAAACAAAGCAGGTTCTTATTCAGAATAATGAAGACGACTACTTTTCCTCTCTGCGTAGGAGAGAAATGAGAAATTCGGCGACTTCGTACAACCGTTATCCGGAGGATACGGCGAATAAAAACAGATCTTGCAAAAGCGATGGAGAATCAAATGGATTTATCGAGGATGGTTTTTATTCTTCTTTGCaatcaaaagaaaaacacaagCAACAAAAGATGGAAGAAAAAAACTCTGTTTTTAAGTACTCCGATCCCGGCTCTTCCTCGTGGGTAGCAAATGGGATAAGAACTGAGAAGCAGGAAGTACGCAATCTTTACCAAAATGATGAAATAAACGAATTACTTACGCAATTGTTTTCTCCGGTGCTATCGATACAGAGCGAACCTTTAGGTGCGACATTAAGTAAGAACTATAGTTACTTAATTGGCGATACGATGGGAGAAAAAAACGTGAAAAATGATCCGGTGCTATCGATACAGAGAGAACCTTTATGCGCGGCAAAGAGTAGGGACTATTTTTATATGAATGGCGATACAATGGGAATTAAAAACGGAAAAAATTATTCAGTGATATCAAGTAATAACGGAGCTTTCCGTGTAGCGGCGAGTAAAAACAATCTTTATTTGAATCACGATACAATGGAAGATGAAAACGTGAAAAATGATCGGGTGCTATCGACACAGAACGAATATTTAGGCGCGGCAATGAGTAAGAACAATCGTTACATAAATGGCGCTCTGATGGAAGATAAAAACACGAAACATGATCCGGTGCTATCGAAACAGAAGGAACCTTCAGGGGCGGCAATGAGTAAGAACAATCGTTACCCAAACGATGATACGATGGAagataaaatcttaaaaaatgatcCGGTGTTATCGACACACAACAAACCCGGTGTGGCAACAGAAAAGAGCAACCGTTACATGAATGACAACGTAATGGGAGATAAAAACGTAAAAAGTGAAACATATACACTTTTCGCCGTCATCAGAAAACCTTCCAAAATAACAGttcctgaaaaaaagaaaaatacagaAGATCCACTCATATCTGTTAATTGTGGCGTTACTGGTCACTCATACAGGAATTGCAAATCTATGTCAAAATACGCAAATAGTATCAAGGTAAAAGCAATGACGCCCTCTAACTTACGCCCTATTGACGCCCCTTTAAATGAAGTATCTGTTAATCATTTACAACCCGTGCGAGAAGTAACATCGTTTGACGTAACTTCAGGACGAAGAACTTTTAAATTCATTATGCACGACTTCCAAAGTATATTTTGCGGAATGAGAGTCATTTCTGATGTTAATATGGATGTAAACCAGAAATTCAAAAAGTCAGAAATGATTTCCCCTTCACACCGTATGTCTCCTTTGCTTTTAGCCGGCAACAGAAAGCGTGGTGATTACAAAATAGGAACAAAGAGCGATGGAAGAACAGGCTTCAAAAAAGGCGTCGGTAATATGGACGGAAAACAAGAGCCTCAAAATGACGACATGACGTCATTTCCTGTTGAAAAGGTTCGGAAAAATAACGATCCCATGTACGTCGCTCTCCAAACAAGCCACGCTAGGAAGACATATAGGAAAGCTTCAGTTCAGAAATATTCTTTGAATATAAACACACCAGGCTTTGGTGCTATATCAGCCAAAAAAACAAACCTAAATGCGCCATGTTTTAAGACTTTTTGCTACTACAGCTCGTCATTACTTTTACACAAAACATCGCATAATGGTGTATATACTtcaaaaattcaaattcaaaaagaaagaaaaatgggTATATTATTCCAGAAAAGAAGAAATACATCCAACGACAAGAAAAACTCAAGTTTAAGCGTTagatactttttttga